A window of Lepidochelys kempii isolate rLepKem1 chromosome 1, rLepKem1.hap2, whole genome shotgun sequence contains these coding sequences:
- the IFRD1 gene encoding interferon-related developmental regulator 1 isoform X1 yields the protein MPKSKKRGSNHQRGAGGQHRNVQPFSDEDASIETMSHCSGFSDPASFTEEGPEVDEEATQEDFEYKLKGFIDLTLDKSAKTRQAALEGLKNALTSKILYEFILERRMTLTDSIERCIKKGKSDEQSAAARLACLLCVQLGSGIESEEILKTLGPVLKKIICDGTASIQARQACATCLGVCCFIVTDDITELYSTMECLENIFTKSYQRERDTNGISSTHNTVLHISALLAWTLLLTICPVSEVKKKLEMHLHKLPNLLSCDDVNMRIAAGETLALLFELAREMEADFFYEDMELLTQKLKALATDGNKHRAKVDKRKQRSVFRDVLRAVEERDFPTETVKFGPERMYIDCWVKKQTYDTFKELLGSGMQYHLQSNEFLRNVFELGPPVMLDAATLKTMKISRFERHLYNSAAFKARTKARSKCRDKRTDVGEFF from the exons ATGCCCAAGTCAAAGAAGCGAGGGAGCAATCACCAGCGCGGAGCAG gtggtcAGCATAGAAATGTGCAGCCTTTCAGTGATGAGGATGCATCCATTGAGACTATGAGCCACTGCAGTGGCTTCAGTGATCCTGCTAGCTTCACTGAAGAAG GACCTGAAGTCGATGAAGAAGCAACTCAAGAAGACTTCGAGTACAAGTTAAAGGGATTCATTGATCTTACATTGGACAAGAG TGCAAAGACAAGACAAGCAGCTCTTGAAGGTCTTAAAAATGCTCTGACTTCTAAAATACTATATGAATTTATCCTGGAAAGGAGAATGACTTTAACTGATAGCATTGAACGCTGCATAAAGAAAG GTAAGAGTGATGAACAGTCCGCGGCGGCAAGGCTGGCATGTCTTCTCTGTGTGCAGTTGGGGTCGGGAATTGAAAGTGAAGAAATCCTTAAAACCCTTGGACCAGTTCTCAAGAAGATAATCTGTGATGGAACAGCTAGTATCCAGGCTAGACAGGCT tgTGCAACCTGCTTGGGAGTTTGCTGTTTCATAGTCACTGATGATATTACT gAACTGTATTCAACTATGGAGTGTCTGGAAAACATATTCACAAAATcctatcagagagagagagacactaatGGTATCTCTAGCACCCACAACACAGTGCTTCACATCAGTGCACTTTTAGCATGGACTCTGTTGCTGACCATCTGTCCAGTGAGCGAAGTGAAGAAAAAACTTGAAAT GCACTTACACAAACTTCCAAACTTGTTATCTTGTGATGATGTCAACATGAGAATTGCTGCTGGAGAAACACTAGCTCTTCTGTTTGAACTGGCACGAGAAATGGAAGCT GATTTCTTTTATGAAGACATGGAACTTTTGACACAGAAACTAAAGGCCCTGGCTACAGATGGAAACAAGCACCGTGCCAAAGTAGACAAAAGAAAGCAGCGATCTGTCTTTAGAGACGTCTTGCGAGCAGTAGAG GAGCGTGACTTCCCTACAGAGACTGTCAAATTTGGACCTGAGCGCATGTATATTGACTGCTGGGTTAAGAAACAAACATACGATACCTTCAAGGAGCTTCTGGGATCAGGGATGCAATATCATTTGCAG TCCAATGAGTTTCTTCGGAATGTGTTTGAACTTGGACCACCAGTAATGCTTGATGCTGCAACTCTTAAAACAATGAAGATATCACGTTTTGAAAGG CACTTGTACAACTCTGCAGCATTCAAGGCTCGAACAAAGGCTAGAAGCAAATGTCGTGACAAAAGAACAGATGTGGGTGAATTTTTCTAG
- the IFRD1 gene encoding interferon-related developmental regulator 1 isoform X2 encodes MKAQSSAPQKPKETGGQHRNVQPFSDEDASIETMSHCSGFSDPASFTEEGPEVDEEATQEDFEYKLKGFIDLTLDKSAKTRQAALEGLKNALTSKILYEFILERRMTLTDSIERCIKKGKSDEQSAAARLACLLCVQLGSGIESEEILKTLGPVLKKIICDGTASIQARQACATCLGVCCFIVTDDITELYSTMECLENIFTKSYQRERDTNGISSTHNTVLHISALLAWTLLLTICPVSEVKKKLEMHLHKLPNLLSCDDVNMRIAAGETLALLFELAREMEADFFYEDMELLTQKLKALATDGNKHRAKVDKRKQRSVFRDVLRAVEERDFPTETVKFGPERMYIDCWVKKQTYDTFKELLGSGMQYHLQSNEFLRNVFELGPPVMLDAATLKTMKISRFERHLYNSAAFKARTKARSKCRDKRTDVGEFF; translated from the exons ATGAAAGCTCAGAGTTCGGCCCCCCAAAAGCCCAAGGAGACTG gtggtcAGCATAGAAATGTGCAGCCTTTCAGTGATGAGGATGCATCCATTGAGACTATGAGCCACTGCAGTGGCTTCAGTGATCCTGCTAGCTTCACTGAAGAAG GACCTGAAGTCGATGAAGAAGCAACTCAAGAAGACTTCGAGTACAAGTTAAAGGGATTCATTGATCTTACATTGGACAAGAG TGCAAAGACAAGACAAGCAGCTCTTGAAGGTCTTAAAAATGCTCTGACTTCTAAAATACTATATGAATTTATCCTGGAAAGGAGAATGACTTTAACTGATAGCATTGAACGCTGCATAAAGAAAG GTAAGAGTGATGAACAGTCCGCGGCGGCAAGGCTGGCATGTCTTCTCTGTGTGCAGTTGGGGTCGGGAATTGAAAGTGAAGAAATCCTTAAAACCCTTGGACCAGTTCTCAAGAAGATAATCTGTGATGGAACAGCTAGTATCCAGGCTAGACAGGCT tgTGCAACCTGCTTGGGAGTTTGCTGTTTCATAGTCACTGATGATATTACT gAACTGTATTCAACTATGGAGTGTCTGGAAAACATATTCACAAAATcctatcagagagagagagacactaatGGTATCTCTAGCACCCACAACACAGTGCTTCACATCAGTGCACTTTTAGCATGGACTCTGTTGCTGACCATCTGTCCAGTGAGCGAAGTGAAGAAAAAACTTGAAAT GCACTTACACAAACTTCCAAACTTGTTATCTTGTGATGATGTCAACATGAGAATTGCTGCTGGAGAAACACTAGCTCTTCTGTTTGAACTGGCACGAGAAATGGAAGCT GATTTCTTTTATGAAGACATGGAACTTTTGACACAGAAACTAAAGGCCCTGGCTACAGATGGAAACAAGCACCGTGCCAAAGTAGACAAAAGAAAGCAGCGATCTGTCTTTAGAGACGTCTTGCGAGCAGTAGAG GAGCGTGACTTCCCTACAGAGACTGTCAAATTTGGACCTGAGCGCATGTATATTGACTGCTGGGTTAAGAAACAAACATACGATACCTTCAAGGAGCTTCTGGGATCAGGGATGCAATATCATTTGCAG TCCAATGAGTTTCTTCGGAATGTGTTTGAACTTGGACCACCAGTAATGCTTGATGCTGCAACTCTTAAAACAATGAAGATATCACGTTTTGAAAGG CACTTGTACAACTCTGCAGCATTCAAGGCTCGAACAAAGGCTAGAAGCAAATGTCGTGACAAAAGAACAGATGTGGGTGAATTTTTCTAG